The Calypte anna isolate BGI_N300 chromosome 3, bCalAnn1_v1.p, whole genome shotgun sequence genome segment agccaaccaggtcctgggctgcatcaaaagaagctgagaagatggttgagggaggtgattctccccctctcatctgctcttgtgagaccccaacAGGGgctctgtgttcagttctggagttcccaataaaagaaggacacagagctcctggaacatgtccagagggGAGCATCTAAAAATGATCatagggctggagcacctcccctgtgaagccaggctgaggaagttggggttgttcagcctggagaagagaaggatctggggtgaccttatagcaacaCTTTTTACACTGATGTGTAGTgtgaggacaaggggaaatggtttaaagaagggagatttaggttagacattaggaagaaattctttaatttgaaggtggtgagacaaCTGGAAaaggtttcccaaggaagttgtggataccccctccctggaagtgttcagggccaggttggatggagccttgagcagcctgatctggtGGTAGAtgctcctgcccatgcagggggttggatctttAAGATGATCTTTAGGTGGATCTttaagatgatctttaaggtcccttccaacccaaaccattctatgattccgtGATCTTTGCAGTGGTATGCAGATGCTTGTTACACTGTAGCTTTTTATATTAACTAGGATAATTATTTACTCTGGATATTTACATGGCTTTATCACAATCAGTTTTCCAGCTGAATTTTAGTAGCAGCTGGTTCCAGAGGATTGCTGGGAAACTAAAGGGGGAGCTGTGTGGAGCATCAGCAGAGTCCACAGGATTGGGTTGGAGGGTATCTGGTCTTGTGGTTAAAATATGCTGTTGAGCAAGAAATTGGGAATATTAGCATGAAAATCTTGGTCAGGCATAGACAGGGAAATGCTGTGTGAGAGTTCTTGCAGggatctttttttgttgttgttgttaaataTCTGCGTTTTGAACAAGAACGTGCTTGggaagggcagagagaaacTGGGGCAGGGGTGTACAACCCAGTTCAATGTGAAATTCTGTGTCATGTCCTGCTATGAGACAAGAAATGCCAGACACAGCTTGGAATAGTCAATAGCCTTAGGCCATGTGATCAGATTTATTGCTGAATGTTTATCTAGGGAGCAAATGCTTTTGGGTACAGTGTGTACTGATCACCATCTCATGCAGCTGATAAGTGGgagttgcattttatttcttgtgtGTGGCACACTTCATGCTGCCTGCACTCAGGTAGCAGTGGTGTTTGACTGGAAAGGACAGATGAGGCTTGCttgaaaaatgcagtatttccaCTGAATATTTCCACTAAATATTTGAACTGCCTCTTTCCAACCCATTCTGAGACATCAGTGGTTAGTTGGAGGAATTTAAATTTCATGCTCActtttatgtggttttttttttctttttctttttttctttttttcttttctttctttttttttttccttttttttcctttttctcttttttctttttttcttttttcttcttttttcttctcctttccttttttcccctctcctttctttttctttttcttttccttttcttttctttttttctttttttttttggtaaaactAAAACTGTCACCACAAGTGACCTTTGGTAGTAAGCTTCAGAATTAGTTGATCAGCTAGAGCTTGGTTATGTAGGAAAGCTATGACCACACTAGAGAAGTGATAAAATGTTGGGAAACTTGCTCTTGCTTTTTGCTTGTCTAACTTTTGATCTGACACACCTTTTAAGCAGCAaaaattttaatggaaaaactgCTGTATCTGAAAGTCAAAGCTTATTTGCTAGTTTCTTCACTAGAAATTCTATTCAGCACATTCATCAAGTGTCAGTGCTGAGAAGCTGGGATGGTTTTTAGCTGATCCCTGCTCCCTGATGAGAGCTGTGCAGTTTCCAGTTCCAGTGTGTACTTCCTGCTGTCATCCACTGCCTGTGTGCCTGTGCCATGCTTGCACAGGAGAGAGATTTCAGTGAGGGTTATAAAATTCTGGAGATGAATCTTGTTATTCTCAAGGTGAGAACTGCTCTTGTTTACATCTTAACTTTTAACAGGCAGGAGCTTTCTCACAAGCTGGATTCTTACAACTTTATGTACAGAAAATACTGGAATTCTTCTCAGATTTCAAGAGCAAATTTCCTTTGTATtgggagcaggaaaaaaaaaaggaagaggttGAGCAGTGGTGTTTGAATCCTTTGCAGACTGCATTTTATTCAACAAATTGTAGTGTCCCACTTCCCATCTGTGAAATGAGGATGCAAATATAACTGACAGGGAAAAGGTCTCCTTCCTGTGTTTGGGGTGCTGAGTGTGAGTAAGGGAAGCTGAATAAAGTAAATAAGGAGTATTTTAGATGCTCATTAAAATTAAGTTATGACAAAGAGGTTAATGCAGACAAATCTTCTGTCTCTGCTCAACAGATGCCTCAGAAGAGGGGACGAACACCTTCCAGAATAGCCATGAACTCTTACTCCCAAGTCCTGTcaatttttatactttttcttCCAAGTGCACTGTTTAttcagccagcccagcccagagTCTTGCTGGTTTCTTTTGATGGATTTCGATGGGATTACATCTACAAAGTCCCAACTCCCAATTTTCATGATGCCATGGAGAATGGTGTCCATGTCAAGCAGGTCACCAACGTGTTTGTAACAAAAACCTATCCTAACCATTACACACTGGTGACTGGGCTCTATGCAGAGAGCCATGGCATAGTTGCTAATGAGATGTATGATCCTATTCTGAATGCAACTTTCTCTCTGGACAAAATGGACATCCAGAACTCCAAGTTCTGGGAAGAAGCCAGCCCAATATGGATAACAAACCAGAAGGAAGGGCATAAAACTGGAGCTGCCATGTGGCCTGGAACAGATGTGAAAATACATGGAGTCCTTCCTACATATTATATGCCCTACAATGAATCTGTTTCCTTTGAAGATAGAGTTGCAAGACTTATTGAGTGGTTTACATCAGAAGAACCCAtaaactttggcctcctctaTTGGGAACAGCCTGATGAAATGGGCCATATTCTGGGCCCAGAAAACTTACTTATGGGAGAGATAATCACTGATATTGACAGAAAGCTGGGGTACCTTATGACTGAACTGAAGAAGGCAAAGCTGTGGGGTGTGATAAATGTCATCATCACAAGTGATCATGGAATGTCACAGTCTTCCTCAGAAAGGCTCATTGAGCTTGATCAGTATGTGGACAGAGAGCTCTATAAAGTCATCGACCATTCTCCTGCAGTAGCTATTTTGCCAAAAGAAGGTAGGAGCAAATAGCACTACAgttctctgaagaaaatatttgagtGTCAGAACATTCTGGACTTCATTCTTTAGCTGGCAGTGGTGCCAGTAGGACATCAGCCTTGAACAAGACAGGATCACTTCCCTGTTCTTCTTGCTAGCTCTTTAAAAAGCCTGGATTAACTTCCTCAAAtgaaaagtgaagaaattagTCTGTTATTGACTAATATTGCCAAATATCATTAGTCTTTATGAGAAGTAAGATAATCTAATCTTCTAACACCATCATCTAATGGTGTTATTAAGGATGAATGGTGCTCTAGATAGATAACAACTATGGCTGGTGCTCTAGATAGATAACAACTGAATGTTACGTATCTTGCCTTTCATCAGGTGGTGAATGAATCAGATTTCAAAACTGAGCAGTAAACTGAAACCAGATGGGGACCTCTGATAAAAAGAGAGCCTGTGTTGGCAAGTTGATTAGctgccaggtttttttccctgtagtttttttccccatcacagCCAGCCAGTTAAGTTCACACCACTTTTACTGTGATATAGATGGCTAAGAATCCTGTCGTAAACAGAATCTGAAGTCTAGCTGCTGCCACTGAAGGGTTGCTTCAGTGTCAGGTGTATGTTGTGTGTCACTAATGCAGAGTTGCTTACAGTTTGGGAACAGGCTGTGCAGCCTGATGCCAGGTCTGTGAATGACACTCTGGATGCCTCACAGTCATTTCTCTGTGCAGTGTAATCCAGTTTTGTGTCTTGCAGCTGTAAGTAGTTTTTGGGGAAGTGCAATTTACCTTCTTCTTTCAGTTGTatttaaactactttttttttttttttttttttttgctcatttgaAGGCAAACTGGATGAAGTATATGAAGCCCTGATCAATGCTCATCCCAACATGACTGTATATAAAAAGGAGCAGATTCCAGAGAGATTACATTAcaagcacaacagaaaaatcCAGCCTATTTTAGCAGTGGCTGATCAAGGATGGGAAATTGTATTTAATAAGTCTGATGGTTTTCCACGTAAGTATTGTGTCTTTACAGTGTTTTGTCTCTTAATTTAGAGACTTAGTGTGGTATTTTCTCTGCCAATTTCCataactgtttatttttttatcatcattTTTTTAAGACTTGGAGAGAAAACTGAAGCTAAGTCAGTTAGCCAGTAAGAATTTCtagttttgctttggttttatttcctgatgGGATGGGAGGCTCCATACTCTTAGGAGAGTTTTTTACTCTTCTTATTTAAGTAAGTAAGTAAGAAAGAAGTAAGTTTCTTACTTACTTCTTATAAACTTACTGTTTCTAAAGATTAAACTTACTGAGCTAAGATCATTCACATGTTTTAGTGAGGTCTTGCAAACTGACAAGCACTTTCTGAgagatttcaagaaaaaagagTTGTAACTAGACATGTTGAGTAGAGGAAGAACATAATGAATATAATGTTTAGTGGTATAAGTCCATGATTTAACAAATTTTGCTAGTAAATGTTCCAGTGGTTTCACAAGAATTGATGGCAGAGCACACTTGATTATTTACTCCATAGAGGACAAGAATCAGACAAAACTTTCAGGGAGACCCTCCCATTGAGTCACAAGGTTCAGAATGGatccctttgctttctaaacttcTCAAAGAGTTATGTAGATGCATCTGGATCCAAACATAGTCCCAGACTTGGTCAGGAGTGCTCTCCACTTGATTTGTAAGGCATGTTTGTAGTTCTGAGACTTGGCATTTACTTGGAGACATTTGTGCTGTTGCTCAAAATGCTGCTTCTAAACCTGTGCAAGAATAATTGGTGGCTGTTCCTTTTCTGCATGATGCTAATCCTaggaaaacatccatttctTGTTTTGCAGCTTCAGAATACTGACCTGTATCTATCTTTTATTTCCAGTTGGTAATCACGGATATGACAACAGCTTGCCAGAAATGCATCCCATTTTTCTGGCATTTGGGCCTGCTTTCAGAAAGAATGCTGCCAAAGAAGTCATGAATGCTACAGACTTGTACCCCTTATTGTGCCACCTCCTTGGTATTAACCCACTGCCAAACAATGGGTCATTCAGTGCTGTGAAAGATATACTTGCCCAAGAAGTTCCTGTAGCCTTTGGAGGAGACACTTATGCTGCTGTTGTAGGAGTCTTCCTGGGCAGTTTGCTTGTTATggtttttcttgcagtttttatTAAGCATTTTATCCTCACCCAAGCAAATACCATGCCCATGCAGCATACTGAAGCTGCCCAGCCACTGCTGCAAGGTTAATAGCACTTTGTACTCTTTCCTGATTGATGCTTAAAATAAGCTggtgcaaaaatgaaaaatcaaggAGATCAGCACAGATATGTGGAGTAAAAGGAGATGGATGCTGATCCACTGGAGTACATACACACCAGGTATGCAGAGAGAGAGCATGTTTCTGTTTCACCTTACAACCACTTATTCTTTCAGGGGTTGAAAATACTCTAGGTAAACCTGGAAAACTGTGTTTATGTGTAGACTTGTAATGAAAATAGACCTTGAATACCTCATTCTGAGCTACTTTTAGGGAAAGAACATCAGCTGAGGTGCAGTTCACTGATGATTACACAGTGATTTAATTTCCcactccctctttttttttttttttttttttcttgagaggtttttttgagaCTCTTAAGATTCTAACAAACCACTGAATGTTGCTAGATTTCCTCAAGGTTTTTCTTCCTCACCCAAGGAAGCATTTGCATGATTTCCCATTACATAGAGGTAGCTTGGTTGATCAAATCCTGCTGAAACCCACGTTATTAAGATGGGTCATGCAGTGCTAAGTGTCTAAGTTTAGAGTTAGGCATATTTCTTTAAACATTGTGTAAATTGTAGCCCCAAAATATGAATCTAGGTGGCATTGCCTCTAGCAGTCAGCATTTAACTAAGtgattgttttttccttaggtAATAGAGGTCTTTATAATTTTAGGTATGATTTTAGACAAATGTAGGtctttactttttctgttgtttcctCTACACTGGACTAAATCTTCTAGGAATtacaggcagctggcagctTAAAGACATATGCAAGCACAACACCTGTGTTTCCATGTGGAGTCTTTGTATTTCTGTGACAAGAGGTTCTTTCAGAGTCAGGCACACATGTACTAGCTGGTTTCAGAGAGCTTTCAAGCATGTCACTGGGTGAAACATCAGATCTGTTACTGGAGACTCTTCTCAGGTCTGAGCTGGCCTTGCTTTCCTGTATTCTATCTGATATGTCTGGCTGGACCTTAGAATTTGGTGGATAAGATTATACATGCAATTTAAGGAAGAGTTGTATAAATTTTAACCCATAAATCCTCTTAAATCTGACAAACCACacttttatatgaaaaaaaaaaaaaaggtgtaagaCTGAGGAAAGTGTCAGGGAAAATTATTAATCCTGAGTCAAGAAAACCACATATTGCTCTGATTCTTCTTTGTGGGGCAATAAACCTTTGCTACTGtagttgtggttttttgatgAGTTCACTTAAATGGTAGATGAGAAGCAGCTGactaagatttttattttaaaaatggtgtGAATTGATAAGTTGTCAGGCTTGTTgaacagctgaatttttttttccctcctgatgTTAGTATTTCTCTGCACCTTGCTTCTGATTACATTgcctgaaggagaaagaaactcTCAAAATTCAAACAGTCTGGTGTTTCTGTTAGGGTAATTTATTGCTTTATCCACAGCACTCAGCAGAGGGCAAAGATGGGAACACCTTGGCCTTGGATGTCCCCAGTGCCAAAGCAGTGGTGTGCCAGTCTGATGCTGCTGTTGGGAGGGTTGCTAGCAGGCAAGGAGCAAACTGACCAACTGAAGTGCAAAACTTattttgctgaacttcattCCAGACTCAGTGAATAAGATTTGGTTGAGTTCAGAAGTGAGCTTGTTTCTTGCTGGCTCAGTGGCATGTCAGGAGCTGTCTGGTCCTCACTGCTCCCTCCAGAAGGAATCTGTCAGAT includes the following:
- the ENPP5 gene encoding ectonucleotide pyrophosphatase/phosphodiesterase family member 5 — protein: MPQKRGRTPSRIAMNSYSQVLSIFILFLPSALFIQPAQPRVLLVSFDGFRWDYIYKVPTPNFHDAMENGVHVKQVTNVFVTKTYPNHYTLVTGLYAESHGIVANEMYDPILNATFSLDKMDIQNSKFWEEASPIWITNQKEGHKTGAAMWPGTDVKIHGVLPTYYMPYNESVSFEDRVARLIEWFTSEEPINFGLLYWEQPDEMGHILGPENLLMGEIITDIDRKLGYLMTELKKAKLWGVINVIITSDHGMSQSSSERLIELDQYVDRELYKVIDHSPAVAILPKEGKLDEVYEALINAHPNMTVYKKEQIPERLHYKHNRKIQPILAVADQGWEIVFNKSDGFPLGNHGYDNSLPEMHPIFLAFGPAFRKNAAKEVMNATDLYPLLCHLLGINPLPNNGSFSAVKDILAQEVPVAFGGDTYAAVVGVFLGSLLVMVFLAVFIKHFILTQANTMPMQHTEAAQPLLQG